In Salmo trutta chromosome 37, fSalTru1.1, whole genome shotgun sequence, the following proteins share a genomic window:
- the LOC115177321 gene encoding maestro heat-like repeat-containing protein family member 1 isoform X1 has protein sequence MEESDVEQVTLALLDSANDKDPVVREQVRKSILTLGKQQPNKVLSMCQDYLVKHPKLVIGHRVVILQTIELIVKTKIDDISYPKIKSIISLASDEMTRSKDVVPDWQQAASNILVAVGNKYINDIMEEILSKFQPGILPHFFVVQTLASLSESNVYGMVPFLNAILGTMLPMLGMAKQDNMKWVFSSALSHFSESILEYLANLDKAPDPTVRKDTFSSDIYAAYDILYCSWLQSRESKLRLTVAEAVGSMSHLMAHDKLEEQLPKLIPTILSLYKKNTEHYVISKSLCQVLDASVNMGSRVLETQIDSLLTSLNQQVCAPVDYSNPLTVKNHNEVLRCFSILANTFPDRLVMFVLQKLENSNERIRMGSLAVLRHLINSSTSIMETKKLLILASIRQPLADHSNKVKKRVVQVISAMAHHGYLELEGGDLLVKFIIQHCALPDTYYRPGQRPSDPEEVTNEALRSMCDNTLHLFTTTVGRLTDVLWPMLLYYLTPGQYSNATTPLCKSLTLLGTKKRASQEPNFNIDFNEQVNLPSPHILMVRLLVNGSFPFRSRGHGAPSLSLLNVISPNIHPNAETLWEKEIPALLSYLEESTPETLDNKKWEESLLQFLAKSLVAIADDKWSCQLAIEATRYLSTYNQSLEEKGFLYRCVGVTLQQCSNKEVVQKQLQEILISARHNDAMERAGVAMGIGLCASSHLDATLAKLDDFGKSDAFKKASGIFSLLKDKNDLDVEKMKSTLILCYGYVALHAPEDQILSRIDSDILRSISKHFNTKVLGIKIETKDLTMKLSLIQSVGLIAKAISTVVRNQGYMFVRKQELMGVMMDFIKAEPTDAMRTPVRHLVMTTCANLINLEPALTENENFDMLRTCLNGVYGLPPVNTPDKDRGKDEEALEPQQREALYKDTFNALQELLRNILVRDLSPDGLQSVFKHIEEWLSSGQDHERERAMNTTAHILEFYFNNLHVKNMVTFHNLGSLLGRLAPRCTDPNPLVRRAAIDCIYTLLYIQLRYEGFSLDYKDDSVERLITLRESMDNPDHSVLYKTCSELAKIISKRLPQQQLNTLIFMLFEGLVDSQSNCSRASSVLLNTLLKHRGAGLQDLVSEMLEVLHIRLQMISEDQVKVSVAQSILILATQHLQTVINTLISFPLPFDSWSCEMWIALGADSKLASQIMEMLMEKLNIMVPYVDKKESMMRGGLTKVATSHPLAMTCALKEMMLNGQSQDAVVSLFPQLFSSLLVRLGSSLGVTLPKDINSFGTNRKSPTKLAAGFDVCGVAVEALRILLARAQLDHVVKPLDQEGAWDKMKDPQQHIPGVTLLARAMAKHAGPRLPAIVECLCPCLNNIYECQRVTITAFFSELLNHHVVTELMMMDVLMNNMMERISDPCCTVRMLAVRGLGNIAVGSPEKVNKYAKELLAAMSSGMEEKDDPGKRITLEAMSGLSKVLLYLDKKNVQLLVVYIFMKIKPFLESENDEIRCASIMLLGNLSKFGSGEPVFKDQIHNVLVSLLLHLSDPNLQVVKACKYAMRVCAPVVGSELITTMFQNHLHEDKSLHYGEFINDLTKYIIQDFPGMLNFYHITVIQFFKSNWAEVRAGAAMFIGFLLGNLPEELFSHINMGSVTKGLVMLLQDPDPVVRVKAAEAMGHFH, from the exons ATGGAGGAGTCAGATGTGGAGC AGGTGACCCTGGCCCTGCTGGATTCAGCCAATGACAAGGACCCAGTGGTCAGGGAGCAAGTCAGGAAGTCCATACTGACCCTGGGGAAGCAGCAGCCTAACAAGGTCCTGTCCATGTGCCAGGACTACCTGGTCAAGCACCCCAAG CTTGTCATTGGGCACAGAGTTGTCATACTGCAGACGATTGAGCTGATTGTGAAGACCAAGATAGACGATATCAGTTACCCGAAAATCAAAAGCATAATTTCTTTGGCCTCCGATGAAATGACCCGATCAAAG GATGTTGTACCTGATTGGCAACAGGCAGCCAGCAATATTCTGGTTGCTGTGGGAAACAAGTACATCAATGACATCATGGAGGAAATCCTCAGCAAGTTCCAGCCAGGGATCCTGCCTCATTTTTTTGTGGTCCAAACATTAGCAAGCCTCTCTGAATCCAATG TTTATGGTATGGTGCCATTTCTCAATGCCATCTTGGGCACCATGCTCCCTATGCTTGGCATGGCCAAGCAGGACAACATGAAGTGGGTGTTCTCCTCTG CTCTGTCCCACTTCAGTGAGAGTATCCTGGAGTACCTAGCCAACCTGGACAAAGCTCCCGACCCGACGGTGAGAAAGGACACGTTCTCCAGCGACATCTACGCGGCCTACGATATCCTCTACTGCAGCTGGCTCCAGAGCAGGGAATCCAAG CTACGACTGACAGTGGCAGAAGCAGTGGGATCCATGAGTCACCTGATGGCCCATGATAAACTGGAGGAGCAGCTTCCCAAACTCATTCCCACAATCCTCTCCTTGTACAAGAAGAACACGGAGCATTACGTCATCAGTAAG AGCCTGTGTCAAGTTCTGGATGCTTCTGTGAACATGGGCAGCAGAGTTCTGGAGACTCAGATCGACAGCCTGCTCACTAGTCTAAACCAGCAG GTTTGTGCACCTGTTGATTACAGCAACCCACTGACGGTGAAAAATCACAACGAGGTATTGAGATGCTTCAGCATCCTAG CCAACACCTTCCCAGACCGGCTGGTCATGTTTGTGCTTCAGAAACTGGAGAACAGTAATGAGAGGATCCGTATGGGCTCCCTGGCCGTGCTCCGACACCTCATCAACTCCTCCA CATCCATTATGGAGACGAAGAAGCTTCTCATCCTGGCCAGCATCAGACAACCACTGGCTGACCACAGCAATAAG gtgaagaagagGGTTGTCCAGGTGATCAGTGCCATGGCTCACCATGGTTACCTGGAGCTGGAGGGAGGAGACCTGCTGGTCAAGTTTATCATCCAACACTGTGCTCTCCCCGACACCTACTAT CGTCCAGGCCAGCGCCCCAGTGACCCGGAGGAAGTGACCAATGAGGCGCTGCGGAGCATGTGTGACAACACACTTCACCTCTTCACTACGACCGTGGGACGGCTGACTGAC gtCCTGTGGCCCATGCTGCTGTACTACCTGACCCCAGGTCAGTACTCCAACGCCACCACACCTCTCTGTAAGAGCCTCACGCTGCTGGGAACCAAGAAGAGAGCCTCCCAGGAGCCCAACTTCAACATCGACTTCAACGAGCAAG TTAATCTTCCCTCTCCACATATACTGATGGTGCGGCTCTTG GTGAATGGTTCGTTCCCGTTCCGGAGTCGTGGCCATGGTGCACCGTCTCTGTCTCTACTGAACGTTATAAGTCCTAATATCCACCCCAACGCTGAGACACTCTGGGAGAAGGAGATCCCTGCTCTCCTCAGCTACCTGGAAG AGTCTACCCCAGAAACACTAGACAACAAGAAATGGGAAGAGAGTCTATTACAG TTCCTAGCCAAGTCCCTGGTGGCCATAGCTGATGACAAGTGGAGCTGTCAGCTGGCTATAGAGGCTACACGTTACCTGTCCACCTATAACCAGTCCCTGGAAGAGAAG GGTTTCCTCTACAGGTGCGTTGGAGTGACCCTGCAGCAGTGTTCCAATAAGGAGGTGGTCCAGAAGCAGCTCCAAGAGATACTGATCAGTGCACGACACAACGACGCCATGGAGAGAGCG GGTGTCGCCATGGGGATCGGGCTGTGTGCAAGCAGTCATCTCGATGCCACTCTGGCCAAACTGGACGACTTCGGGAAATCTGACGCCTTCAAGAAAGCCTCAGGAATATTCAGCCTGCTCAAA gacAAGAATGACTTGGATGTAGAGAAGATGAAGAGCACGCTGATCCTGTGTTACGGTTACGTAGCGCTCCACGCCCCAGAGGACCAGATCCTGTCCCGCATCGACTCAGACATCCTCCGCAGCATCAGTAAGCACTTCAACACCAAG GTTCTGGGAATTAAAATAGAGACCAAG GACCTGACCATGAAGCTGAGTCTGATTCAGAGTGTGGGGCTCATAGCCAAGGCCATCAGCACCGTCGTACGCAATCAGGGCTACATGTTTGTCCGCAAGCAGGAACTCATGGGAGTCATGATG GATTTTATCAAGGCAGAACCCACGGATGCCATGCGGACTCCGGTTCGCCACCTTGTGATGACCACGTGTGCCAACCTCAT TAACCTGGAGCCGGCGCTGACGGAGAATGAGAACTTTGATATGCTGCGGACGTGTCTGAACGGTGTGTATGGCCTTCCCCCGGTGAACACTCCGGACAAGGACAGGGGAAAAGACGAGGAGGCGCTGGAGCCCCaacagagagag GCGTTATACAAAGACACCTTCAATGCTCTTCAGGAGTTGTTGAGGAATATTCTTGTAAGAGACCTGAGTCCAGACGGACTCCAGAGTGTATTCAAG CACATTGAGGAGTGGTTGAGTTCTGGTCAGGATCATGAGAGGGAGAGGGCGATGAACACCACCGCTCACATCCTGGAGTTCTACTTCAACAACCTCCACGTCAAA AACATGGTAACCTTCCACAACCTGGGATCTCTCCTGGGCCGCTTGGCCCCCCGATGCACCGACCCCAACCCCCTGGTCCGCAGGGCAGCCATCGACTGCATCTACACACTGCTCTACATCCAGCTACGCTacgaag GCTTCTCTCTGGACTATAAAGACGACTCGGTGGAGAGACTGATCACACTGAGGGAGAGCATGGACAACCCAGACCACTCTGTCCTCTACAAGACCTGCTCCGAGCTGGCCAAG ATCATCAGTAAGCGTCTGCCCCAGCAGCAGCTCAACACTCTGATCTTCATGTTGTTTGAGGGGCTGGTGGACTCCCAGTCTAACTGCTCCAGAGCCTCCAGTGTTCTACTCAACACCCTGCTGAAGCACAGAGGAGCTGGACTACAAGACCTG GTATCAGAGATGCTGGAGGTGCTTCACATCCGTCTACAGATGATCAGTGAGGATCAGGTGAAGGTGTCTGTGGCCCAGTCCATCCTCATCCTGGCTACACAGCACCTCCAGACTGTCATCAACACACTCATCTCCTTCCCCCTGCCCTTTGACAG TTGGAGCTGTGAGATGTGGATTGCCCTGGGGGCAGACAGTAAACTGGCCTCTCAGATCATGGAGATGCTGATGGAGAAGCTCAACATCATGGTGCCCTACGTGGACAAGAAGGAGTCCATGATGAGAGGAGGCCTCACCAAGGTGGCCACCAGTCACCCTCTAGCT ATGACCTGTGCCCTGAAGGAGATGATGCTGAACGGCCAGAGCCAGGATGCTGTGGTGTCCCTGTTCCCCCAGCTCTTCAGCTCCCTGCTGGTCCGCCTGGGCTCCAGCCTGGGGGTCACACTACCTAAAGACATCAACAGCTTCGGAACAAACAGAAAGAGCCCCACCAAACTGGCCGCCGGCTTCGACGTGTGCGG GGTAGCGGTGGAGGCGCTGCGGATCCTCCTGGCCCGGGCCCAGCTGGACCATGTAGTGAAACCCCTGGACCAGGAGGGGGCCTGGGACAAGATGAAGGACCCCCAGCAGCACATCCCTGGGGTCACCCTCCTCGCCAG GGCCATGGCCAAGCACGCAGGCCCTCGTCTCCCGGCCATAGTGGAGTGTCTGTGCCCCTGTCTCAACAACATCTACGAGTGTCAGAGGGTCACTATCACAGCCTTCTTCTCTGAG TTGCTGAACCACCACGTGGTGACAGAGCTGATGATGATGGATGTCCTGATGAACAACATGATGGAGCGCATCTCTGACCCCTGCTGTACCGTCCGCATGCTGGCCGTCAGGGGGCTGGGGAACATCGCTGTGGGATCACCTGAGAAG GTAAATAAATATGCCAAGGAGCTGCTGGCTGCTATGAGCTCTGGGATGGAGGAGAAGGACGATCCTGGGAAACGCATCACTCTGGAGGCCATGTCGGGCCTGTCCAAGGTGCTCCTCTACCTGGACAAGAAGAACGTCCAGCTGCTGGTTGTCTACATCTTCATGAAGATCAAACCCTTCCTGGAGAGT GAGAATGATGAGATCCGCTGTGCCTCCATCATGCTCCTGGGGAACCTGTCTAAGTTTGGTTCAGGAGAGCCTGTGTTCAAGGACCAGATCCACAATGTACTGGTCAGCCTGCTGCTGCACCTCAGTGACCCCAACCTGCAGGTGGTCAAG GCGTGTAAGTATGCCATGCGAGTGTGTGCTCCGGTGGTGGGCTCAGAGCTCATCACCACTATGTTCCAGAACCATCTCCACGAGGACAAGAGTCTGCACTACGGAGAGTTCATCAACGACCTCACCAAATATATT ATTCAAGACTTCCCTGGCATGCTCAACTTCTACCACATCACTGTCATCCAGTTCTTCAAAAGCAACTGGGCCGAGGTTCGGGCCGGCGCTGCTATGTTTATCG GTTTCCTTCTGGGTAATCTTCCTGAGGAATTATTTTCTCACATCAACATGGGGAGTGTGACCAAAG GTCTGGTCATGCTGCTCCAGGACCCAGACCCAGTGGTGAGAGTCAAGGCAGCTGAAGCTATGGGCCACTTCCATTGA
- the LOC115177321 gene encoding maestro heat-like repeat-containing protein family member 1 isoform X2 codes for MEESDVEQVTLALLDSANDKDPVVREQVRKSILTLGKQQPNKVLSMCQDYLVKHPKLVIGHRVVILQTIELIVKTKIDDISYPKIKSIISLASDEMTRSKDVVPDWQQAASNILVAVGNKYINDIMEEILSKFQPGILPHFFVVQTLASLSESNVYGMVPFLNAILGTMLPMLGMAKQDNMKWVFSSALSHFSESILEYLANLDKAPDPTVRKDTFSSDIYAAYDILYCSWLQSRESKLRLTVAEAVGSMSHLMAHDKLEEQLPKLIPTILSLYKKNTEHYVISKSLCQVLDASVNMGSRVLETQIDSLLTSLNQQVCAPVDYSNPLTVKNHNEVLRCFSILANTFPDRLVMFVLQKLENSNERIRMGSLAVLRHLINSSTSIMETKKLLILASIRQPLADHSNKVKKRVVQVISAMAHHGYLELEGGDLLVKFIIQHCALPDTYYRPGQRPSDPEEVTNEALRSMCDNTLHLFTTTVGRLTDVLWPMLLYYLTPGQYSNATTPLCKSLTLLGTKKRASQEPNFNIDFNEQVNLPSPHILMVRLLVNGSFPFRSRGHGAPSLSLLNVISPNIHPNAETLWEKEIPALLSYLEESTPETLDNKKWEESLLQFLAKSLVAIADDKWSCQLAIEATRYLSTYNQSLEEKGFLYRCVGVTLQQCSNKEVVQKQLQEILISARHNDAMERAGVAMGIGLCASSHLDATLAKLDDFGKSDAFKKASGIFSLLKDKNDLDVEKMKSTLILCYGYVALHAPEDQILSRIDSDILRSISKHFNTKDLTMKLSLIQSVGLIAKAISTVVRNQGYMFVRKQELMGVMMDFIKAEPTDAMRTPVRHLVMTTCANLINLEPALTENENFDMLRTCLNGVYGLPPVNTPDKDRGKDEEALEPQQREALYKDTFNALQELLRNILVRDLSPDGLQSVFKHIEEWLSSGQDHERERAMNTTAHILEFYFNNLHVKNMVTFHNLGSLLGRLAPRCTDPNPLVRRAAIDCIYTLLYIQLRYEGFSLDYKDDSVERLITLRESMDNPDHSVLYKTCSELAKIISKRLPQQQLNTLIFMLFEGLVDSQSNCSRASSVLLNTLLKHRGAGLQDLVSEMLEVLHIRLQMISEDQVKVSVAQSILILATQHLQTVINTLISFPLPFDSWSCEMWIALGADSKLASQIMEMLMEKLNIMVPYVDKKESMMRGGLTKVATSHPLAMTCALKEMMLNGQSQDAVVSLFPQLFSSLLVRLGSSLGVTLPKDINSFGTNRKSPTKLAAGFDVCGVAVEALRILLARAQLDHVVKPLDQEGAWDKMKDPQQHIPGVTLLARAMAKHAGPRLPAIVECLCPCLNNIYECQRVTITAFFSELLNHHVVTELMMMDVLMNNMMERISDPCCTVRMLAVRGLGNIAVGSPEKVNKYAKELLAAMSSGMEEKDDPGKRITLEAMSGLSKVLLYLDKKNVQLLVVYIFMKIKPFLESENDEIRCASIMLLGNLSKFGSGEPVFKDQIHNVLVSLLLHLSDPNLQVVKACKYAMRVCAPVVGSELITTMFQNHLHEDKSLHYGEFINDLTKYIIQDFPGMLNFYHITVIQFFKSNWAEVRAGAAMFIGFLLGNLPEELFSHINMGSVTKGLVMLLQDPDPVVRVKAAEAMGHFH; via the exons ATGGAGGAGTCAGATGTGGAGC AGGTGACCCTGGCCCTGCTGGATTCAGCCAATGACAAGGACCCAGTGGTCAGGGAGCAAGTCAGGAAGTCCATACTGACCCTGGGGAAGCAGCAGCCTAACAAGGTCCTGTCCATGTGCCAGGACTACCTGGTCAAGCACCCCAAG CTTGTCATTGGGCACAGAGTTGTCATACTGCAGACGATTGAGCTGATTGTGAAGACCAAGATAGACGATATCAGTTACCCGAAAATCAAAAGCATAATTTCTTTGGCCTCCGATGAAATGACCCGATCAAAG GATGTTGTACCTGATTGGCAACAGGCAGCCAGCAATATTCTGGTTGCTGTGGGAAACAAGTACATCAATGACATCATGGAGGAAATCCTCAGCAAGTTCCAGCCAGGGATCCTGCCTCATTTTTTTGTGGTCCAAACATTAGCAAGCCTCTCTGAATCCAATG TTTATGGTATGGTGCCATTTCTCAATGCCATCTTGGGCACCATGCTCCCTATGCTTGGCATGGCCAAGCAGGACAACATGAAGTGGGTGTTCTCCTCTG CTCTGTCCCACTTCAGTGAGAGTATCCTGGAGTACCTAGCCAACCTGGACAAAGCTCCCGACCCGACGGTGAGAAAGGACACGTTCTCCAGCGACATCTACGCGGCCTACGATATCCTCTACTGCAGCTGGCTCCAGAGCAGGGAATCCAAG CTACGACTGACAGTGGCAGAAGCAGTGGGATCCATGAGTCACCTGATGGCCCATGATAAACTGGAGGAGCAGCTTCCCAAACTCATTCCCACAATCCTCTCCTTGTACAAGAAGAACACGGAGCATTACGTCATCAGTAAG AGCCTGTGTCAAGTTCTGGATGCTTCTGTGAACATGGGCAGCAGAGTTCTGGAGACTCAGATCGACAGCCTGCTCACTAGTCTAAACCAGCAG GTTTGTGCACCTGTTGATTACAGCAACCCACTGACGGTGAAAAATCACAACGAGGTATTGAGATGCTTCAGCATCCTAG CCAACACCTTCCCAGACCGGCTGGTCATGTTTGTGCTTCAGAAACTGGAGAACAGTAATGAGAGGATCCGTATGGGCTCCCTGGCCGTGCTCCGACACCTCATCAACTCCTCCA CATCCATTATGGAGACGAAGAAGCTTCTCATCCTGGCCAGCATCAGACAACCACTGGCTGACCACAGCAATAAG gtgaagaagagGGTTGTCCAGGTGATCAGTGCCATGGCTCACCATGGTTACCTGGAGCTGGAGGGAGGAGACCTGCTGGTCAAGTTTATCATCCAACACTGTGCTCTCCCCGACACCTACTAT CGTCCAGGCCAGCGCCCCAGTGACCCGGAGGAAGTGACCAATGAGGCGCTGCGGAGCATGTGTGACAACACACTTCACCTCTTCACTACGACCGTGGGACGGCTGACTGAC gtCCTGTGGCCCATGCTGCTGTACTACCTGACCCCAGGTCAGTACTCCAACGCCACCACACCTCTCTGTAAGAGCCTCACGCTGCTGGGAACCAAGAAGAGAGCCTCCCAGGAGCCCAACTTCAACATCGACTTCAACGAGCAAG TTAATCTTCCCTCTCCACATATACTGATGGTGCGGCTCTTG GTGAATGGTTCGTTCCCGTTCCGGAGTCGTGGCCATGGTGCACCGTCTCTGTCTCTACTGAACGTTATAAGTCCTAATATCCACCCCAACGCTGAGACACTCTGGGAGAAGGAGATCCCTGCTCTCCTCAGCTACCTGGAAG AGTCTACCCCAGAAACACTAGACAACAAGAAATGGGAAGAGAGTCTATTACAG TTCCTAGCCAAGTCCCTGGTGGCCATAGCTGATGACAAGTGGAGCTGTCAGCTGGCTATAGAGGCTACACGTTACCTGTCCACCTATAACCAGTCCCTGGAAGAGAAG GGTTTCCTCTACAGGTGCGTTGGAGTGACCCTGCAGCAGTGTTCCAATAAGGAGGTGGTCCAGAAGCAGCTCCAAGAGATACTGATCAGTGCACGACACAACGACGCCATGGAGAGAGCG GGTGTCGCCATGGGGATCGGGCTGTGTGCAAGCAGTCATCTCGATGCCACTCTGGCCAAACTGGACGACTTCGGGAAATCTGACGCCTTCAAGAAAGCCTCAGGAATATTCAGCCTGCTCAAA gacAAGAATGACTTGGATGTAGAGAAGATGAAGAGCACGCTGATCCTGTGTTACGGTTACGTAGCGCTCCACGCCCCAGAGGACCAGATCCTGTCCCGCATCGACTCAGACATCCTCCGCAGCATCAGTAAGCACTTCAACACCAAG GACCTGACCATGAAGCTGAGTCTGATTCAGAGTGTGGGGCTCATAGCCAAGGCCATCAGCACCGTCGTACGCAATCAGGGCTACATGTTTGTCCGCAAGCAGGAACTCATGGGAGTCATGATG GATTTTATCAAGGCAGAACCCACGGATGCCATGCGGACTCCGGTTCGCCACCTTGTGATGACCACGTGTGCCAACCTCAT TAACCTGGAGCCGGCGCTGACGGAGAATGAGAACTTTGATATGCTGCGGACGTGTCTGAACGGTGTGTATGGCCTTCCCCCGGTGAACACTCCGGACAAGGACAGGGGAAAAGACGAGGAGGCGCTGGAGCCCCaacagagagag GCGTTATACAAAGACACCTTCAATGCTCTTCAGGAGTTGTTGAGGAATATTCTTGTAAGAGACCTGAGTCCAGACGGACTCCAGAGTGTATTCAAG CACATTGAGGAGTGGTTGAGTTCTGGTCAGGATCATGAGAGGGAGAGGGCGATGAACACCACCGCTCACATCCTGGAGTTCTACTTCAACAACCTCCACGTCAAA AACATGGTAACCTTCCACAACCTGGGATCTCTCCTGGGCCGCTTGGCCCCCCGATGCACCGACCCCAACCCCCTGGTCCGCAGGGCAGCCATCGACTGCATCTACACACTGCTCTACATCCAGCTACGCTacgaag GCTTCTCTCTGGACTATAAAGACGACTCGGTGGAGAGACTGATCACACTGAGGGAGAGCATGGACAACCCAGACCACTCTGTCCTCTACAAGACCTGCTCCGAGCTGGCCAAG ATCATCAGTAAGCGTCTGCCCCAGCAGCAGCTCAACACTCTGATCTTCATGTTGTTTGAGGGGCTGGTGGACTCCCAGTCTAACTGCTCCAGAGCCTCCAGTGTTCTACTCAACACCCTGCTGAAGCACAGAGGAGCTGGACTACAAGACCTG GTATCAGAGATGCTGGAGGTGCTTCACATCCGTCTACAGATGATCAGTGAGGATCAGGTGAAGGTGTCTGTGGCCCAGTCCATCCTCATCCTGGCTACACAGCACCTCCAGACTGTCATCAACACACTCATCTCCTTCCCCCTGCCCTTTGACAG TTGGAGCTGTGAGATGTGGATTGCCCTGGGGGCAGACAGTAAACTGGCCTCTCAGATCATGGAGATGCTGATGGAGAAGCTCAACATCATGGTGCCCTACGTGGACAAGAAGGAGTCCATGATGAGAGGAGGCCTCACCAAGGTGGCCACCAGTCACCCTCTAGCT ATGACCTGTGCCCTGAAGGAGATGATGCTGAACGGCCAGAGCCAGGATGCTGTGGTGTCCCTGTTCCCCCAGCTCTTCAGCTCCCTGCTGGTCCGCCTGGGCTCCAGCCTGGGGGTCACACTACCTAAAGACATCAACAGCTTCGGAACAAACAGAAAGAGCCCCACCAAACTGGCCGCCGGCTTCGACGTGTGCGG GGTAGCGGTGGAGGCGCTGCGGATCCTCCTGGCCCGGGCCCAGCTGGACCATGTAGTGAAACCCCTGGACCAGGAGGGGGCCTGGGACAAGATGAAGGACCCCCAGCAGCACATCCCTGGGGTCACCCTCCTCGCCAG GGCCATGGCCAAGCACGCAGGCCCTCGTCTCCCGGCCATAGTGGAGTGTCTGTGCCCCTGTCTCAACAACATCTACGAGTGTCAGAGGGTCACTATCACAGCCTTCTTCTCTGAG TTGCTGAACCACCACGTGGTGACAGAGCTGATGATGATGGATGTCCTGATGAACAACATGATGGAGCGCATCTCTGACCCCTGCTGTACCGTCCGCATGCTGGCCGTCAGGGGGCTGGGGAACATCGCTGTGGGATCACCTGAGAAG GTAAATAAATATGCCAAGGAGCTGCTGGCTGCTATGAGCTCTGGGATGGAGGAGAAGGACGATCCTGGGAAACGCATCACTCTGGAGGCCATGTCGGGCCTGTCCAAGGTGCTCCTCTACCTGGACAAGAAGAACGTCCAGCTGCTGGTTGTCTACATCTTCATGAAGATCAAACCCTTCCTGGAGAGT GAGAATGATGAGATCCGCTGTGCCTCCATCATGCTCCTGGGGAACCTGTCTAAGTTTGGTTCAGGAGAGCCTGTGTTCAAGGACCAGATCCACAATGTACTGGTCAGCCTGCTGCTGCACCTCAGTGACCCCAACCTGCAGGTGGTCAAG GCGTGTAAGTATGCCATGCGAGTGTGTGCTCCGGTGGTGGGCTCAGAGCTCATCACCACTATGTTCCAGAACCATCTCCACGAGGACAAGAGTCTGCACTACGGAGAGTTCATCAACGACCTCACCAAATATATT ATTCAAGACTTCCCTGGCATGCTCAACTTCTACCACATCACTGTCATCCAGTTCTTCAAAAGCAACTGGGCCGAGGTTCGGGCCGGCGCTGCTATGTTTATCG GTTTCCTTCTGGGTAATCTTCCTGAGGAATTATTTTCTCACATCAACATGGGGAGTGTGACCAAAG GTCTGGTCATGCTGCTCCAGGACCCAGACCCAGTGGTGAGAGTCAAGGCAGCTGAAGCTATGGGCCACTTCCATTGA